The genomic region GAGAAGTGGAGTCCGAGACCAGACCAGGAGGACCAGAAGCCTCCGCAGATTAAAGGGGAACAGGAGGAGAATGAAATCACCAGGTTTATATTCAATCCATTTCCTGTGAAAAGTGACGATGATGAAGAGAAACCTCAGCTTCCAGAGCTTCATCACAGCCAAAccaaggaaaacagaaaacttgttGGACCAAAACCAGATCAAAATTTAGAATCCGGTACTGAAGATACTTCTGATTCTTCGTCAGAGTCCTCTGAGACGGACATCAGTGATGGAAACTGGGACAAGAGCAGTGAAGCTCAGTCAGGTTTGGGGTCTGGAACCAATAACACAGATCCAGTTTGTGAGAAAGGCAAAAAGTTATACCACTGCTCTCAGTGTAGGAAAATATTTGTCCACAGAGGCAATTTGTTAGAACACAGAAGAATCCACACTGGAGACAATCTTTACCACTGCTCAGTTTGTAACAAATCTTTTCcttcaaaaactaatttaatagATCACACAAAAGTTCACTCTCAGGATAGACCTTTCAAATGTTCTATCTGTAATGCAGCTTTTAAAAGGAAGAACAATTTAAGACAACATTTGATAatccacactggagagaaaccccacagctgctccatctgtagcaaaacatttgcttttgagGGAAACTTAAAACAACACATGATAattcacacaaagaaaagaCCTTACACATGTTCTGTCTGTAGTGcagattttaaaagtaaaaacgcATTACGAGGACACACAAAAATCCACAAAGAGGAGAAACCGTTCAGCTGTTCGCTCTGCAGCCGAA from Xiphophorus couchianus chromosome 13, X_couchianus-1.0, whole genome shotgun sequence harbors:
- the LOC114155672 gene encoding gastrula zinc finger protein XlCGF8.2DB-like, whose product is MAEPVHNVQQLLEIKKEEKWSPRPDQEDQKPPQIKGEQEENEITRFIFNPFPVKSDDDEEKPQLPELHHSQTKENRKLVGPKPDQNLESGTEDTSDSSSESSETDISDGNWDKSSEAQSGLGSGTNNTDPVCEKGKKLYHCSQCRKIFVHRGNLLEHRRIHTGDNLYHCSVCNKSFPSKTNLIDHTKVHSQDRPFKCSICNAAFKRKNNLRQHLIIHTGEKPHSCSICSKTFAFEGNLKQHMIIHTKKRPYTCSVCSADFKSKNALRGHTKIHKEEKPFSCSLCSRSFRRTSYLTAHMKSHSEEKPHTCSVCEAAFKRRRGLMEHKRIHGDEKPYICSVCKRAFLKKHTLVEHTRIHSGEKPFSCSVCKKKFKWRNTLKKHSRYHKDE